From the Opitutaceae bacterium genome, the window ATCGTCCTGCGGGGAGGGTCCGGTGGACCGAACCACCACCCCGAATCCATCCGTGCGACCGAGGATCAGCTGAACCGGGCCGGGCTGGTCCCCGCCATCATGGTCGACTGCAGCCACGAAAACAGCGGCAAGAAGCCGGAGAACCAACCCGGAGTGATGCACAGCCTGCTCGATCAGATCGCCTCCGGCAGGAAGTCGCTCATCGGCGCCATGCTTGAGAGTCACCTGCAGTCCGGCAGCCAACCCTTTCCCGTTCCCCGCGATCAATTGAAACCGGGCGTCTCCATCACCGACGGCTGCATCGGCTGGGACGACACTGAAAGCCTTCTCCTCCACGCCCACGAGGCACTCGCTCCACGGTTCAGCTGAACCTCCTCCAACTGCCAAGATCCGCGCACATTTCGCCGGATTTTGCGTGAACTCGGCCATCGCAAGGCCCTATACTCAAATCCCTATGAAACCACCCATTCGTGTCGCCGTGACCGGTGCTGCCGGCCAGATCGGATACGCTTTGCTCTTTCGCATCGCCTCGGGCGCGGTCTTCGGACCCGACCAACCGGTCATTCTCCACATGATCGAAATCCCACCCGCCCTGCCCGCCCTCGAAGGCGTGGTCATGGAGCTCCAGGATTGCGCTTTTCCCCTCCTCAACGGGATGGTGCCCACCACCGACCTCGATGAAGGCTTCAAAGATGTCAGTTGGTCCCTGCTGGTCGGCAGCGTGCCGCGCAAGGCCGGCATGGAGCGCAAGGACCTGCTGGGGATCAACGGAAAGATCTTCACCGGTCAGGGACGCGCCATCGCCCGGAACGCCGCCGCCGATGTTCGCATCCTCGTGGTGGGCAACCCCTGCAATACCAATTGCCTGATCGCCAAATCGAACGCCCCGGAAATCCCCGCCGACCGCTGGTTCGCCATGACCCGTCTCGACGAAAACCGCGCGAAGACCCAACTCGCGATCAAGGCCGGCGTTCACGTCTCCGAAGTCAAGAAACTGGCCATCTGGGGAAACCACTCCTCCACCATGTATCCCGATTTTGCC encodes:
- a CDS encoding malate dehydrogenase, yielding MKPPIRVAVTGAAGQIGYALLFRIASGAVFGPDQPVILHMIEIPPALPALEGVVMELQDCAFPLLNGMVPTTDLDEGFKDVSWSLLVGSVPRKAGMERKDLLGINGKIFTGQGRAIARNAAADVRILVVGNPCNTNCLIAKSNAPEIPADRWFAMTRLDENRAKTQLAIKAGVHVSEVKKLAIWGNHSSTMYPDFANATIAGKPVPEVITDTAWFADSFIPTVQQRGAAIIKARGASSAASAANAAIDTVRSLVNPTAADDVFSVAVSSDGSYGIEKGLIYSYPMKSDGKKWSIVQNLPVSDFSRTRIVATETELKEEKAMVAELIP